A single Actinomadura algeriensis DNA region contains:
- a CDS encoding acetate uptake transporter family protein: protein MAERREETSASAAPGERDIERDEFGTWENRTRVFLQPVAAPSILGLFGFAGATLMVGAWQADWYGNPTTPLLLFPFVLMFGGLAQFLAGMWSYRAQDGLATAMHGMWGAFWLAWGLMWLLIAAGVFPVALAPAFGESSAGFAIWFVPLAVITGFGALAALGRNMMLTLLLAALAVGAGFTAAGFFSGSTWPLRIGGWLFVVSAGIAIYTAAAMMMENTFGRTVMPLFKTRRGKYVPEGPGPSRPLEYRYGQPGVKIGQ, encoded by the coding sequence ATGGCGGAACGGAGAGAAGAGACCTCGGCGTCCGCGGCTCCGGGGGAGCGCGACATCGAACGCGACGAGTTCGGCACGTGGGAGAACCGGACGCGGGTGTTCCTGCAGCCGGTCGCGGCGCCGTCCATTCTCGGGCTGTTCGGGTTCGCGGGCGCGACCCTGATGGTCGGCGCGTGGCAGGCGGACTGGTACGGCAACCCGACCACGCCGCTGCTGCTGTTCCCGTTCGTCCTGATGTTCGGGGGGCTCGCGCAGTTCCTGGCGGGCATGTGGTCGTACCGGGCGCAGGACGGCCTGGCCACGGCCATGCACGGCATGTGGGGCGCGTTCTGGTTGGCCTGGGGGCTGATGTGGCTCCTGATCGCGGCGGGCGTCTTCCCCGTCGCGCTGGCTCCCGCGTTCGGCGAGAGCAGTGCGGGGTTCGCGATCTGGTTCGTCCCGCTGGCCGTCATCACCGGGTTCGGGGCGCTCGCGGCGCTCGGCCGGAACATGATGCTGACGCTGCTGCTGGCGGCGCTGGCCGTCGGCGCGGGCTTCACCGCCGCGGGCTTCTTCAGCGGATCGACCTGGCCGCTGCGCATCGGCGGCTGGCTGTTCGTGGTGTCCGCGGGGATCGCGATCTACACCGCGGCGGCGATGATGATGGAGAACACCTTCGGCCGGACGGTCATGCCGCTGTTCAAGACCCGCCGGGGCAAGTACGTGCCGGAGGGGCCCGGGCCGAGCCGGCCGCTCGAGTACCGGTACGGCCAGCCCGGCGTCAAGATCGGCCAGTGA
- a CDS encoding arylsulfotransferase family protein: protein MRLTRRRFLVLGGAVGLTGGAALVSGTARPRGAEAPAAASTTGPYVTMPELRPPRMSARRGGVPEDGLLFVGPFHGTAQADGLIVDDAGEPVWMRPSGRTITDLRVQTFEGRPVLTFWEGERRTGGYGWGNGIVLDSAYRQIAEVRAVGEGLHVDLHEFRLTDRGTALIIAYPLVRADMRAIGGPRDGHVFDNRVQEIDVRTGEVLLDWSALDHIDIAETVSPLADNADGTDGKPFDPVHVNSVEPDGDALLLSARNTSTLYRIDRRTGKVRWRLGGTHGDFALGDGVKFKWQHDARRRADGTITLFDNAITEAESGSSRGIVLKVDEREKRADLVWEYTDGVTFGHYMANMQILPGGNVLLGYGSTASVIEYTPAGEVVYELKTGQSSYRAYRHTWSARPTDPPLVASRPTSAGMRLYASWNGATDVAAWRFLTGPSASRLSTAATVRRSGFETSAQVKRAATAVAVALDGSGAELSRSAPLNTSNRSSASV, encoded by the coding sequence ATGCGCCTCACACGTCGAAGGTTCCTGGTTCTGGGCGGCGCCGTCGGACTCACCGGCGGAGCGGCCCTGGTCAGCGGGACCGCGCGCCCGCGCGGGGCCGAGGCCCCCGCCGCCGCCTCCACGACCGGTCCGTACGTGACCATGCCCGAGCTGCGGCCCCCGCGGATGAGCGCGCGCCGCGGCGGCGTCCCCGAGGACGGCCTGCTGTTCGTCGGACCGTTCCACGGGACCGCGCAGGCGGACGGCCTGATCGTCGACGACGCGGGCGAACCCGTCTGGATGCGGCCGTCCGGGCGGACGATCACCGACCTGCGCGTGCAGACGTTCGAGGGCCGGCCCGTCCTGACGTTCTGGGAGGGCGAGCGGCGCACCGGCGGCTACGGCTGGGGCAACGGGATCGTCCTCGACAGCGCGTACCGGCAGATCGCCGAGGTGCGGGCGGTCGGCGAAGGTCTGCACGTCGACCTGCACGAGTTCCGGCTCACCGACCGCGGCACCGCGCTGATCATCGCGTACCCGCTCGTCCGCGCGGACATGCGCGCCATCGGCGGCCCGCGGGACGGCCACGTCTTCGACAACCGCGTCCAGGAGATCGACGTCCGGACCGGCGAGGTGCTCCTCGACTGGAGCGCCCTCGACCACATCGACATCGCCGAGACCGTCTCCCCCCTCGCCGACAACGCCGACGGGACGGACGGCAAGCCGTTCGACCCCGTCCACGTCAACTCCGTCGAGCCCGACGGCGACGCGCTCCTGCTCTCCGCCCGCAACACCAGCACCCTCTACCGGATCGACCGCAGGACCGGGAAGGTCCGGTGGCGGCTCGGCGGGACGCACGGCGACTTCGCACTCGGCGACGGCGTTAAGTTCAAGTGGCAGCACGACGCGCGCCGCCGCGCCGACGGGACGATCACCCTGTTCGACAACGCGATCACCGAGGCCGAGAGCGGCTCGTCGCGCGGCATCGTCCTCAAGGTGGACGAGCGCGAGAAGCGCGCCGACCTCGTGTGGGAGTACACCGACGGCGTCACGTTCGGCCATTACATGGCGAACATGCAGATCCTCCCGGGCGGCAACGTGCTCCTCGGCTACGGCTCCACGGCGTCCGTCATCGAGTACACCCCGGCCGGCGAGGTCGTCTACGAGCTCAAGACGGGCCAGTCGTCCTACCGCGCCTACCGCCACACGTGGTCGGCCCGGCCGACCGATCCCCCGCTCGTCGCGTCCCGTCCCACGTCGGCCGGCATGCGCCTGTACGCGAGCTGGAACGGCGCCACCGACGTCGCGGCCTGGCGGTTCCTCACCGGCCCCTCGGCGTCGCGGCTGTCCACCGCGGCGACCGTCCGGCGGTCCGGGTTCGAGACGTCCGCGCAGGTCAAGCGGGCCGCGACGGCCGTCGCGGTGGCGCTCGACGGCAGCGGCGCCGAACTGTCGCGGTCCGCTCCGCTCAACACGTCGAACAGGTCGAGCGCGTCCGTCTGA
- a CDS encoding RNA-binding S4 domain-containing protein: MAEDGSVRIDLWLWSVRLIKTRSQAAASCKAGHVRVNDERAKPATAVKPGDEIRLRHEGRERLVVVRKVIRKRVGAPVAAECLIDKSPPPPPREAFMPIARRDRGAGRPTKRDRRELDRLRALNEGALASSAREARRDRPE; the protein is encoded by the coding sequence ATGGCAGAAGACGGGTCGGTGCGGATCGACCTCTGGCTCTGGTCCGTGCGGCTGATCAAGACGCGCTCGCAGGCGGCGGCGTCCTGCAAGGCCGGGCACGTCCGCGTGAACGACGAGCGCGCCAAGCCCGCGACGGCGGTGAAGCCGGGCGACGAGATCCGGCTGCGGCACGAGGGCCGCGAGCGCCTCGTCGTCGTCCGGAAGGTGATCCGCAAGCGCGTGGGCGCGCCGGTCGCGGCCGAATGCCTCATCGACAAGAGCCCGCCTCCGCCGCCGCGCGAGGCGTTCATGCCGATCGCCCGCCGCGACCGCGGCGCCGGCCGTCCCACCAAGCGCGACCGCCGCGAGCTCGACCGCCTGCGGGCCCTCAACGAGGGCGCGCTGGCGAGCAGCGCCCGGGAGGCGCGCCGCGACCGCCCCGAGTGA
- a CDS encoding helix-turn-helix domain-containing protein produces MEVAQMTSPRRIGAPDAKNRAALLDAAELLMLEEGYAAVTSRRVAAKAGLKPQLVHYYFRTMDELFLEAFRRRADEGIETLAAALAAPRPLRALWAFSTDPAATALTMEYAALANHRKVLRDEIARYAVRFREMQDEAIERLVKKYGIDVEELPPAFISVLLTSLSRMVTMEKGLGMSAGHEVTAEVVERFLRRYEGDPPA; encoded by the coding sequence GTGGAGGTCGCACAGATGACATCGCCGCGCAGGATCGGCGCGCCGGACGCCAAGAACCGCGCGGCCCTGCTGGACGCGGCGGAGCTTCTCATGCTCGAGGAGGGGTACGCGGCGGTGACGTCGCGGCGCGTGGCGGCGAAGGCGGGGTTGAAGCCGCAGCTCGTCCACTACTACTTCCGCACGATGGACGAGCTGTTCCTGGAGGCGTTCCGGCGGCGCGCGGACGAGGGGATCGAGACGCTGGCGGCGGCGCTCGCCGCGCCGCGGCCGCTGCGGGCGCTGTGGGCGTTCAGCACCGACCCGGCCGCGACCGCGCTGACGATGGAGTACGCGGCGCTGGCCAACCACCGCAAGGTGCTGCGGGACGAGATCGCCCGCTACGCCGTCCGGTTCCGGGAGATGCAGGACGAGGCCATCGAGCGGCTCGTGAAGAAGTACGGGATCGACGTGGAGGAGCTCCCGCCCGCCTTCATCTCGGTGCTGCTGACGAGCCTGTCGCGGATGGTCACGATGGAGAAGGGGCTCGGGATGTCCGCGGGCCACGAGGTGACCGCCGAGGTCGTCGAGCGTTTCCTGCGGCGTTACGAGGGCGACCCGCCGGCCTGA
- a CDS encoding cytochrome P450 codes for MQTLDGHAHRVRKELFMSLLNDREGVEGLVAHVRAAWDELVRSWADGSRAVVFDEASRVLARGVCRWAGLPLNDADADHLARDVTAMVDGFATPGPRHWRARAARRRQEAWVAGLVSEARARSSGEGGGPPARSAIAVVAGFRDVDGRPLDPRTAAIELLNIVRPTVAVAWFVTFAAHALHRWPEHRERLASGDDAFATAFAHEVRRFYPFAPFVGGAAVRDLRWRGERIRGGALVLLDLFGQNHDPDLWDEPYRFDPGRFAGADIDPDVLVPQGGGDPRTGHRCPGETITVEVLKCLAVRLARLRYHVPPQDLAVPLRRVPTRPRSGFVIAGVHTAPAPRGTGAHRAS; via the coding sequence GTGCAGACGCTCGACGGGCACGCGCATCGGGTCCGCAAAGAGCTGTTCATGTCGCTCCTGAACGACCGGGAGGGCGTCGAGGGGCTCGTGGCGCACGTCCGGGCGGCGTGGGACGAGCTGGTGCGGTCCTGGGCGGACGGTTCGCGCGCCGTCGTGTTCGACGAGGCGAGCCGGGTGCTCGCGCGGGGCGTGTGCCGGTGGGCGGGGCTGCCGCTGAACGACGCCGACGCCGACCACCTCGCCCGCGACGTGACGGCGATGGTCGACGGGTTCGCGACGCCCGGCCCCCGGCACTGGCGGGCGCGGGCGGCGCGGCGGCGGCAGGAGGCGTGGGTCGCGGGGCTGGTCAGCGAGGCGCGGGCGCGCTCGTCCGGGGAGGGCGGCGGCCCGCCGGCGCGGTCGGCGATCGCCGTGGTGGCGGGGTTCCGGGACGTGGACGGGCGGCCCCTCGACCCTCGCACGGCCGCGATCGAGCTGCTGAACATCGTCCGTCCGACGGTCGCGGTCGCGTGGTTCGTCACGTTCGCGGCGCACGCGCTGCACCGGTGGCCCGAGCATCGGGAGCGGCTGGCGTCCGGGGACGACGCGTTCGCGACGGCCTTCGCGCACGAGGTGCGGCGGTTCTACCCGTTCGCCCCGTTCGTCGGCGGCGCGGCGGTCCGGGACCTGCGCTGGCGCGGGGAGCGGATCCGGGGCGGGGCGCTCGTCCTGCTCGACCTGTTCGGGCAGAACCACGACCCGGACCTGTGGGACGAGCCGTACCGGTTCGACCCCGGACGGTTCGCCGGTGCGGACATCGACCCGGACGTTCTCGTGCCGCAGGGCGGCGGCGACCCGCGCACCGGCCACCGCTGCCCCGGCGAGACGATCACCGTCGAGGTGCTCAAGTGCCTCGCGGTCCGGCTGGCGCGGCTGCGGTACCACGTGCCGCCGCAGGACCTCGCCGTCCCGCTGCGGCGCGTCCCGACCCGGCCGCGCAGCGGATTCGTCATCGCCGGCGTGCACACGGCCCCGGCGCCGCGCGGCACGGGCGCTCACCGTGCGTCATGA